The Lactuca sativa cultivar Salinas chromosome 2, Lsat_Salinas_v11, whole genome shotgun sequence genome includes a window with the following:
- the LOC111897464 gene encoding uncharacterized protein LOC111897464: protein MVSSSRSAGSTSGVNKSNNGPSRTCYCGVIAPLKISTSEKNPGRRYFGCRYWPDEVEDCGYFEWYDGEVSPWYKELLFEVMAKKKKSTGHGKGNPHHDEISLMDLVRVVIGLLVMLVVMVGILMWMVYKG, encoded by the coding sequence ATGGTGTCTTCATCTCGATCAGCTGGATCAACAAGTGGGGTAAACAAGTCAAACAATGGTCCCTCTAGGACGTGCTACTGTGGAGTAATTGCCCCCTTGAAGATATCAACGAGTGAGAAGAACCCTGGAAGAAGATACTTTGGGTGCAGATACTGGCCCGATGAAGTTGAAGACTGTGGCTACTTTGAATGGTATGACGGTGAAGTAAGTCCATGGTATAAGGAACTTCTGTTTGAAGTTATGGCAAAGAAGAAAAAAAGCACTGGACATGGAAAAGGGAACCCTCATCATGATGAAATAAGTTTGATGGATCTTGTTAGGGTTGTGATTGGTTTGCTTGTTATGTTGGTAGTCATGGTAGGGATTTTGATGTGGATGGTGTACAAGGGTTAA